A region of the bacterium genome:
GGTAAGAGATTTGCACCTATTGAAATTTCATCTAAAGAGCAGGAGAAGGTTAAGAAGGAGGTATTAAAATGGCTAAGAAAGATAGAGCGAAAATGTAAATTGTGTTTGGAATATGATGAAAGGGATGCTAGGCTTGCGGCTGGTTGGATAACAGCTGGGGAAATAGATAATATAGAAAAGATTGGTAAGCCTGCTATTCCTACTTTATTAGAGGTATTCTGCCATAAGAATAGAAATTGGATGTTGAGAGCCTTTATTGGTGGACCACTTTGTAACTACCTATATTCTTTACGAGAAAAAGGAGAGGAAGATAATAGGATATTTGAACCAGTGATAAGAGTGTTAGAAGACAGGAGTGAACATAGATCTGTGCGGCATGAAGCGGTAATAATAATAGGGGAGTTAGGAGATAAAAGAGCAGTTGAGCTACTAATTAAATTATACAAAACAGAAGAGGATGGATTAATTCGGATTGGAATAGTATCAGCATTACGAGGTTTGAAGGATGAGCGAGCGATGAATTTATTTATAGAGATAATGAATAATCCAAAGGAAGAGATACAAGTACGAAGTGGGAGTATATTTGGGTTAGCAATTATAGCTGAGCATCCTAAATTCCCGCTTTTGATATAACTATTCTTTAAAAAAATCAAGAAAATGCAAAAAAAGCTTGACTTTTTGTCAAGATATAGTTATAATATTATTATAACTATAAGGAGGGGATATTATGGCAT
Encoded here:
- a CDS encoding HEAT repeat domain-containing protein, translated to MICVMKKRKWLEVSLIVILGISLLTGCGQRSKKSEVGSGEVEDENITVSHEKLLKETTGVQKKQGKIETKELSQNVTPELSRKEKKQIEERILKIVNRIEKFPFFNLEGIKSIEDTKGKDVPDEEEIKRLIRELVSIGKAGVPTFIKIIKDKKRDEEIRMFFISLIADDKIKDDRTDEFLIGIINDKKESIAIRNEVVSILNEKIGKRFAPIEISSKEQEKVKKEVLKWLRKIERKCKLCLEYDERDARLAAGWITAGEIDNIEKIGKPAIPTLLEVFCHKNRNWMLRAFIGGPLCNYLYSLREKGEEDNRIFEPVIRVLEDRSEHRSVRHEAVIIIGELGDKRAVELLIKLYKTEEDGLIRIGIVSALRGLKDERAMNLFIEIMNNPKEEIQVRSGSIFGLAIIAEHPKFPLLI